The window TGACACCTCTTCCTCTTACTCGCCACCGGCGGGGCGGCTGGGGCGGCGGCGGCCGGGCCAGCGGCTTGCTCCCGGGCTGGCGGACGAGCCTCGGCGGTGGCACTCTGTAGGACTTTGACAAGTGCGGACGCGGCTTGGGTGCGGGGGAGCCGCTGCCTTCTTTGTATCAAGGGCTTCACGAGTGCCTTTccgagctgctccaggaacaccctcctcttgttccgcttCCCAGGCATCCAGTCGGGCTTGATCTCTCGCCATATGACAAAGGCGTTGTAGGAGGACACGTCGAGGATGttgtggaagatgaccaggggccagcgggcggTCATCCGTCTGCAGCTGTAGGTCCCGACCACCTTGTCTAGGTTGTCCACGCCGCCCTTGTTGCAGTTGTAGTCTAGGATGAGGGCCGGCTTCCGGTCGCGGCGATCGCTAACGTCGGGCTCCGCGTGCAGCGTGCTCAGAAGTAGCACGTTCTTATTTCTCTTTGCCAGGTAGGACACTAGAGTGGCGGTGGGCGTGAAGGCGAACCTGGAGGACAGGACCTGTCTGCCCTTTGACTGGAGCAGCGCGGGCGGGAGCTCGGCCTTGTTCTTTCTCACCGTGCCCACCATGGTGAGGTTCCTCTCGAGGAGCCGCTGGCCCAGTTCGTAggaggtgaagaaattgtcacacgTGACGTTGTGACCGCCCGGCAGTCCCTCGGTCAGATCGAGGACGACGCGGGCGCCCTGGTTCTTCTCGGGGCCTCCGCCGGCCGCCTTGCCGgtgtagacttgcatcttccaagcgtaGCTGGACTTGGCGTCGCAGGCCACCCACGACTTGATGCCGTATTTGGCCGGCTTGCTGGGAATGTACTGTCGGAAAGGACAGCGTCCTTTCGGTggtgagaagggaggggagaggagattagCAGCGTCATCGTTAAAGCGGGGACACTGCGTTTAtgttacacaaatcaaatcaaatcaaatttatttatatagcccttcgtacatcagctgatatctcaaaagtgctgtacagaaacccagcctaaaaccccaaacagcaagcgatgtaggtgtagaagcacggagccgccgccgccgccgccgCTTACTACTGCCCATTGCTACTACTGCGGATTGCTACTACTGCCCATTGCTACTACTGCCCACGCTACTAGTGCTACCTCTCTATgctacacgcacatacacagatACATAGACGGTACCTCTGAACGGGACCAGTTGTTCGTCCACCGTCAGGTCGGGCCCCGGGTTGTAGAGGGCCGGCAGCCGCTCCTCCCACAGGTCCCATACCTCTCTTATGGCCGCCAGTCTGTCGGTGGCGAGTCTGGCGGGTCTCGACTGGCGGTCGTCGAATCGCAGCAGCCTCGAGTACTTGTGAAACACCTTGAGCGGCATGGTGGCGCGGAACACGGTCCTGCCGCTCTCGGCGTCCCACAGGCTGGCCGCGGCCTCGCCTCGGGACCTGTAGACGCCGGCTAGGATCAGCAGCCCTACGTAGGCGCGCAGGTCGGTGGAGTCCATGGGTCGCCAGCCGTCGCCGTATTTTCTCACCCCCTGCAGATTTGTCATGTCCACAATGATCCTTTCTATCGCCGGTGTGACAAACAGCCGGAAGGCGGACTCGATGTCGAGCGCTCGCGACGCGGCGTAGGCCGTGGGGCCCGGCGTCACGACGGAGCGGGGGCGGCGGATGGCGCGGGTCCGGTCCGGGCCGCGATAGGCCACGGAGGACCATTTGATTTTGCCGTTCTTTGACAGCAACGTCTCCCTTTGGGCTCGGGCGGCTGCCGCCGcgtcctctctgtctcgctctggctctctggctgtgtctcgctctcggGCAGCGGCcgtgtctccctctcgctctccctctcgctcttcctccgAAGAGGAGCACGACCGTGAGGCCgagtcgtcgtcgtcgtcgtccgCATCACGCTCGGGGTTGTATTCCTCACCGTCTTCATCTTCCGAAACGTCCTCCTCTTCGGATTCCATGTAGTCTTCCTCGTCTTCTTGGTCGACACTGGAGGATATCTGTTCCAGGACCTGAGCCGCGCTCAAACAAGGACTGCGAGGCGTCGTAGGCGGAGGGCTCGCGCTCGGCGGGGTCGTattcctcctcatcatcgtccTCATCATAGtcctcatcttcttcttcttcttcttcttcttcttcttcctgacAATATTAGTAGCCTCTGTACGGCCGGCTTACAGTCGTAGGCGGAGGGCTCACGCTCGGCGGGGTCGTATTCCTCCTCGTCGTTGtcctcgtcttcttcttcttccttcttcttccttcttcttcttcttcttcctgacAATATTAGTAGCCTCTCTACGGCGGCCTCACAGTGGCCACGTGAATAGGACGAGGCACGCGAACGGACGAGGCACGCGAGCGGACGAGGCACGCGAGCGGTCGGCCCTGTCTGCTCCTTCGGACCCTTCGGCCCCTCCGGTACGCTTGGCAGGCCTCCCCGTGTGATTGCAACGAGGTCTTGCACTGAGTTCTTGTGGACAAGTGGTGCCAGGGTCACTCTGACCCGGCCCAGACACAGGGGAACAACTTGTAACACAGGGCCAGGGTTACTCTGACCCAGACCAGACAGTGGTAGGAGGGTTACAACATAAACCTTGCTAACGCTGCCGGGGTCActctgacccacacagacagggGGGGAATCAACTCGTAACGCTGGCCGGGGTCACTATGACCCGGCCCAGACAGGGGTAGGAGGGTTACAACATACACCTTGCTAAGGCTGCCAGGGTCTctctgacccacacagacacgGGTGATCAACTCGTAACCCTGCCCGGGGTCActctgacccacacagacacgGGGGGATCAACTCGTAACCCTGCCCGGGGTCACTCTGACCCGCCGAGACAACACGAGGGTTATTACATTTATTTCTTATACCACACTACCACCAGGTGGATACTAGTCAAACGTCCTGCCCCAGAATTCACACGCGACACATTCCGGGCAAGGGCCCTGTGTGCGAAGTGACAGGCTGTCCCCGATTATCAACTAACTATTTCCAAAAGTCTTCCAAAAGTATTGTAAACTATAGAAATAACATATAATGTTGGTTAGGACCACTGTGTCTGGTGAGCATGATAGTAATCCTAACCATCCTGTCACCCGGTGTGTTTCGGCATGTACCTTCCCGTCGCTCCCCCTACTGTTGGTTTCATGTCCTTCTTCATCCCATGTAGGTGATAGTGGCTGCACTTCGTCCCTGTCTATTGGTTTGTCTCTCATACACACTGTCCTAGTCTCTGGCTAAATATCTCTGTGTCTATAATATATGCACCTGACTTAGGCTACAATATGCCACTCTGTCTCAGTCTCACAGAGTGCATTCGGGAGTTGCTTGCTAGGGCTGACCGATTCACCATTTCTGTCAGGGGTATGTGCTACATTTCCATCCCCATGTAAACACTAAGTTGTACCTGAAATAGAGTTGGGAATGTGATGCATAGTGCTACCCCTCGTCTGTGTAAGTGCTGGGAGTGCAGAGTCTATCCTATGTGTGATATGAAACACTGTGAGGTATGCCTTGCATAGTAATGAGGGGTAGAGATGGATAGTAAATGTAACAACAGGACCTGAACTGTGAGAAGGGCTGTTGAGCTTTTTATTCATATTCTGTGTCATCAGTACATGCTGTACAGTGATTTTGTAATGATTTGAAATGAGCCTCAGGTCTTGGTAGCTGGCAGTGGAGTCCATGTCTTGAGGGCTGGCTGTTCCATCAATGGCTGTGGTCACTGGCCACATAAGGCTATGGGGACCATGTCCAGGTTGGATCAGTGTCTTTCCacttgtgagtgtgtgtagagtgaaTAGGATGGTGATGTTCTCTTTTTACCCTTATCGTATCTATACTTTGcttactcttctcctctcctcgctGACTTGACGGGGGATTGTGATGCGTGATGGAGCAGCTGCCCTGGTTCAATGTGAACACGTCTCACGGGATAGTCGCACAAACTTTTCACTCTCGGGGAGACGTAGCACGCCATGATGGCTAATAGGGCGTCGAGATGGTGGTAGTGCGTTAACGGCACATACAAGGGTCTGGTGAAGAGACTGTCCGTTGGGCCTATAGTCACATCGCCACCTTCGGCGCTGCCGGCTCTCACGTTCACACGGTCCAGCTTTTCCTTCTCGTAATCTGTCAGGGTCCTGTCCTTCAAGAGGAGGCAGTCGTACCAGGCTGCCATATCCTTAGTAAAGTCTGTGGTTACCTGAGGTGGATGAAGGAGTTACGagggtaggataggataggataggataggggctAAGCTTAGGTTGTCCTAAGAGTTTGATTAGAGAGCGAAGATAGTTGTAGTTGCTGTCAGAGAGCTATTCAAAGGTTTGCAATGTCTCTGTTGAAACCTCTATAACCAACGTCGTGTTCTTTCCGTGTGTATGGCTAATGGACTGATATTACCCCCTGGGTGTGTGAGGACTGGAGGCTCTAAGTACATCTCAGCAAATTGCCTGTGTGTGGTGGGATGCTGCATATACCCCTTCTTCAAGAATGAATTTCTTGACACCCTCTACCACTGTCCTAGCTGCAATGTTGCTCTGGTTGTAATAAAGAAGTGACGATGACCGCTAATATGAACGGGACAGTGTATGGGTTCTCATCGCCATACACACCTAACACTTGGCATGTGCCTATTTACAATATATGACTTTTTGTGAACATGTGTCAATAAAAACTCACCACTCTCAGTACATTGTTCCCTTGTCATTTATTCACATACATAGCAAAGCTTATGAGGGGTATGGTCAAGTGAAACAGGATAGTGGGCCACTGGGTTGGACAAAAGTTCCCTTGCTGTCGCCAATGTATCATTTGTTTCCGTGATCTAATAAGGTACTAAATAGAAAATAGGCCACGTGTTATATAACAATTGTTTAGAATGGCACGTAGGGTCTATTCTTGAGGGACTGCATGCAAGGTTGGTGTCATGTCTTCCCAAGGCCCCAGTACAAAGCATCTGCTTCTCTCTATTGTTGATGTAGCTCCTGACAAAATGGAATGTAAGCACAAAATACACTTAGGGTTCCTTGTAAAATATAATAATTGCCGGGAGGGTTAAGCAAAGGTCTTCCAATGATCTCAGGTGAGCACAGAGGGGCTGGTGACTGCCTGTGTGGTCGAACTGCGGTACAACTCCACGTTCCCCTTTGCCCCTCAGCTGTATGGGCTGAGACTTTGTGGGGGAGGGCTAgaggtccttaaatgaaacttgACTGTGAATTGTAAGAGTTGATGCTTCTGCTGAAGTAGTCACGAGCTGTGTAGGGGATGGCCCCGGTCTCGGGGATGTCTCGTGGAGCATCAACCGTGGTGGCTACTTCGTGCTTCGCCTTAAGCACGGTTGACGTCAGCACCATGGTCACCACGTACATGATGTAGATTATGATGTTGAACACTGCGATAGCGCACTCCATGTTATGCAACCTTTGTGCGTCGCTTATCATAGGTTGGTAAAGCAGCTCCATGCAGCCCGCGATCACAGCCATGAAGAGCTCAATGTTCATCATGATGAGGCACGCAATCACGGTCCTGGTGCTCCTGACGGCCTCTGGACGCTTGTAGGGGCCTTCGGAGTCGTCCATTTTGCGCTTGCTCTTGGAGGCAAAGTAGCTGAGTACTATGCTCACCACCATGGCAAGACAGCCGAGCGTGATGAGGGCAATCCCCGAGTGGATGTACGCGTACTCGTAGTCAGGTCTGCCTTCGGAAGAGGAAGTGGTACTCGAGTCTGAGTCCTGCCTGCATGTGGTCCTTGAACCATGCTTGTTGTTGATGAAGTAGAGAATGTTGTTGGGGATGGTAAGAAACCCCACCGTGAGAGATGTGATGACAGCAATGGAGGCTCCCAGCTTGCCCCTGAAACGGGCTGCGCTCAGTA of the Oncorhynchus mykiss isolate Arlee unplaced genomic scaffold, USDA_OmykA_1.1 un_scaffold_156, whole genome shotgun sequence genome contains:
- the LOC118947141 gene encoding piggyBac transposable element-derived protein 4-like, yielding MAAWYDCLLLKDRTLTDYEKEKLDRVNVRAGSAEGGDVTIGPTDSLFTRPLYVPLTHYHHLDALLAIMACYVSPRVKSLCDYPSDPGQGYELITRVCVGQRDPGSLSKVYVVTLLPLSGPGHSDPGQRYELIPPLSVWSDPGTTCPQELSARPRCNHTGRPAKRTGGAEGSEGADRADRSRASSARVPRPFACLVLFTWPLKKKKKKKKKKMRTMMRTMMRRNTTPPSASPPPTTPRSPCLSAAQVLEQISSSVDQEDEEDYMESEEEDVSEDEDGEEYNPERDADDDDDDSASRSCSSSEEEREGEREGDTAAARERDTAREPERDREDAAAAARAQRETLLSKNGKIKWSSVAYRGPDRTRAIRRPRSVVTPGPTAYAASRALDIESAFRLFVTPAIERIIVDMTNLQGVRKYGDGWRPMDSTDLRAYVGLLILAGVYRSRGEAAASLWDAESGRTVFRATMPLKVFHKYSRLLRFDDRQSRPARLATDRLAAIREVWDLWEERLPALYNPGPDLTVDEQLVPFRGRCPFRQYIPSKPAKYGIKSWVACDAKSSYAWKMQVYTGKAAGGGPEKNQGARVVLDLTEGLPGGHNVTCDNFFTSYELGQRLLERNLTMVGTVRKNKAELPPALLQSKGRQVLSSRFAFTPTATLVSYLAKRNKNVLLLSTLHAEPDVSDRRDRKPALILDYNCNKGGVDNLDKVVGTYSCRRMTARWPLVIFHNILDVSSYNAFVIWREIKPDWMPGKRNKRRVFLEQLGKALVKPLIQRRQRLPRTQAASALVKVLQSATAEARPPAREQAAGPAAAAPAAPPVASKRKRCQLCPPKKDAKTYTACCRCNKYICKGCSHAYCQTCAHWAFSQDGTG